A window from Seriola aureovittata isolate HTS-2021-v1 ecotype China chromosome 14, ASM2101889v1, whole genome shotgun sequence encodes these proteins:
- the mettl18 gene encoding histidine protein methyltransferase 1 homolog: protein MSFCFNFDVPAQTIKPDDVDGNGLKNVKKDYAATSKQDDTEPAEPLKEAKEHLPPSDPQFLLMDAVSETVTIGALPPLHFLNETVFEKTASEREDVEKILSRTAEQRSDLISGVYEGGLKVWECTYDLLELIEKDGETFGGKAVLDLGCGAGLLGILALKRGARNIHFQDYNSTVIEQLTVPNVILNCQEDDDIENEDDKERRGKGKIQEEDGCKKQLEEKQEVKDGSPSPKKRAVDLSQHPLLAKCRFFSGDWSTFPAVVQKTGQQPKYDIILTSETIYNTAYYPALHDTLHKLLAPDGLVYLATKSHYFGVGGGLHLFETFVEQRGTFSVEHLWDGDEGLQRHVVVLRFKMPKD, encoded by the coding sequence AAGCAGGATGATACCGAACCAGCTGAGCCACTAAAGGAGGCCAAAGAGCACCTTCCACCATCTGACCCACAGTTCCTCCTTATGGATGCTGTCTCTGAAACGGTTACCATTGGAGCTCTTCCCCCTCTCCACTTCCTCAATGAGACAGTTTTTGAGAAGACGGCCTCGGAAAGAGAGGACGTTGAGAAAATTCTCTCTCGCACTGCGGAGCAGAGATCTGATCTCATCTCTGGCGTGTACGAGGGAGGGCTGAAGGTGTGGGAGTGCACGTACGACCTTCTGGAGCTCAttgagaaagatggagagaccTTTGGGGGGAAGGCAGTTTTAGATTTGGGCTGCGGTGCGGGGCTGTTGGGGATATTGGCTCTGAAGAGAGGAGCCAGAAACATCCACTTCCAAGATTATAACAGTACAGTTATTGAACAGCTCACGGTGCCAAATGTAATACTAAACTGCCAAGAGGATGATGACATAGAGAATGAAGATGACAAAGAAAGGAGGGGCAAGGGAAAAATACAAGAGGAAGATGGTTGTAAAAAGCAGTTGGAAGAGAAGCAAGAGGTAAAAGACGGCAGTCCATCTCCAAAGAAAAGAGCCGTGGACCTATCCCAGCATCCGTTACTAGCTAAGTGTCGTTTTTTCTCTGGTGACTGGAGCACATTTCCTGCTGTGGTTCAAAAGACGGGCCAACAACCCAAATATGATATAATACTCACCTCAGAGACGATCTACAACACGGCTTACTACCCCGCCCTCCATGATACCCTCCACAAACTGCTGGCACCAGATGGACTGGTCTACCTCGCCACCAAATCCCACTACTTTGGTGTCGGCGGCGGACTGCACCTGTTTGAGACTTTTGTGGAGCAGAGGGGTACTTTCTCTGTGGAGCACCTGTGGGATGGGGATGAAGGACTTCAGAGACATGTCGTAGTCCTACGTTTTAAAATGCCAAAGGACTGA